The Methylotenera sp. G11 genome includes a window with the following:
- a CDS encoding SemiSWEET transporter, whose protein sequence is MDTITDLIGYCSAVLTTTAFVPQALQSLKTRDLSGISLPMYSLFSLGVSGWLIYGLMIDSWPIIAANSITLILACIVLYLKVKHR, encoded by the coding sequence ATGGATACAATAACCGACCTAATAGGCTACTGCTCGGCAGTCCTGACCACGACAGCATTTGTGCCGCAGGCGCTGCAATCACTGAAAACCCGTGATTTATCGGGAATATCACTCCCCATGTACAGCCTGTTCAGCCTCGGCGTATCAGGCTGGCTGATTTACGGGCTGATGATTGACAGCTGGCCGATCATTGCCGCCAACAGTATCACGCTGATACTGGCCTGCATCGTGCTGTACCTTAAAGTTAAACACCGGTAG
- a CDS encoding DUF808 domain-containing protein, which translates to MAGASLLTLIDDIATILDDVSVMTKVAAKKTAGVLGDDLALNAQQVNGVNADRELPVIWAVAKGSMINKVILVPLALAISALAPWAVVPLLMLGGLFLCFEGVEKLYHKLFLHDEARHLDPQQTTNANEIVTKETEQDKIKGAIRTDFVLSAEIIVITLGTVATATFSNQVMVLAGIAIIMTVGVYGLVAGIVKLDDGGLYLAQCKGENLIAVLKRKLGFGILKFAPYMMKTLSVVGTAAMFLVGGAILTHGIPAVHHWIEHAADTMNNGFLQWLAPTLLNGLFGVAAGALALMLVIPIQRLFKR; encoded by the coding sequence ATGGCCGGCGCCAGTCTTTTGACACTGATTGATGATATAGCAACCATACTTGACGATGTATCGGTCATGACCAAAGTAGCAGCAAAGAAAACTGCCGGTGTGCTGGGGGATGACCTGGCGCTCAATGCGCAGCAGGTAAACGGCGTCAATGCAGACCGTGAGCTTCCGGTGATCTGGGCGGTTGCCAAAGGTTCAATGATCAACAAGGTGATCCTGGTGCCCCTGGCGCTGGCCATCAGTGCGTTAGCGCCATGGGCTGTCGTTCCGCTCCTGATGCTGGGAGGCCTGTTCCTGTGTTTTGAAGGTGTGGAAAAACTGTACCACAAGCTGTTTCTTCATGACGAAGCCAGGCACCTGGACCCACAGCAGACCACCAACGCGAATGAAATCGTCACCAAGGAAACCGAGCAGGACAAGATCAAAGGCGCGATCCGCACCGATTTCGTGCTGTCGGCCGAGATTATCGTCATTACACTGGGCACGGTTGCCACCGCCACATTCAGCAATCAGGTCATGGTGCTGGCCGGTATCGCGATCATTATGACCGTCGGTGTCTATGGCCTTGTCGCCGGCATTGTAAAACTGGATGACGGCGGTTTGTACCTGGCGCAATGCAAAGGCGAGAATCTCATTGCCGTATTAAAAAGAAAACTGGGCTTCGGTATCCTTAAATTCGCGCCCTACATGATGAAGACATTGTCGGTGGTCGGTACCGCCGCCATGTTCCTGGTTGGCGGCGCCATACTCACACATGGCATACCGGCCGTTCACCACTGGATTGAACACGCTGCGGACACCATGAACAATGGCTTTCTGCAATGGCTGGCACCGACATTATTGAACGGCTTGTTTGGCGTGGCAGCAGGCGCGCTGGCGCTGATGCTGGTGATCCCGATCCAGCGCTTATTCAAACGCTGA